The Pithys albifrons albifrons isolate INPA30051 chromosome 1, PitAlb_v1, whole genome shotgun sequence genome contains the following window.
TCACCAAcacactggacttgtgagatatggattataaccaattgggatTTGTAGATTGATGGTGTGAGACTCAATTTAGCCAACTGAACATAGCattaaccctatataaactgtgtgcagtgtgtaataaatggcatttgctTGATCACATTGGGCTGGTGCGTGGTGTCCTTATTCCTCCgtgtatttattgtttactttacgAGCTGGGTCTGTTCAGGCTCAACAACAGATGACTGAGAGGCGACTTCATCAATGTCttcagtatctgaagggggGTTATCAAGAGGATGGAGTCAGGCTCTGCTTGGTGGTcaacaggacaagaggtaaCAGGCAAAACTGATGGACAgcaagttccacctgaacatgaggaagagcttctttactgtgtggatGACTCAGGACTGGAACAGATTGCAAAGAGAGGTTGTGGAATGTTCCTCACTGGAGACACTCAAGAGCTGTCTGGACACAATGCAGAGTAACATGCTCTAGGGAACCCTGCTGAGAAGGGAGGTTGGAGCAGACACTTCCACTGGTCCATTCCAACCTGACCTGTTCTGTGACCCTGTGATGGCTGCAGGTGTAATAGAGGGAACACAGTGAGCAATTATCATTTGCTGTAACTTACAAGTCAACTCAGAGTTTAGCACTGATTATGCACTGAGCTAGGGGAAGTGCTGCCTTGAAGAAAAGATGCAAATTCTGACTGCTTGGGAACTACAATATCACCACCAGTTTCTGGAAAAGTAGTATTTTAACACATCTAGGCCAAATTCCAGCTTCCaaaattcataattttttaaaagtgtctaGGCAGTGATTGATTGGATATGGTATTTGTTTCCTGTTCACAACTGCTGTGTTTTCTTGATGGTTGCTTGCAAAACAACTACCCTAAGTTGCTCACcaattgttccatttcaaaACTGGGCACTGATTTGTGTAGCAGCAAAGAGCTGCACCACCACAAGCAGCTGTATCAGCATTACATTAAAGTTATTACTCTtgtaagaaaatacaaacaGCAATTCTATCCTATGTAACACTGAATGCATTTATCAACAATGAAATTTAAAGGCACAAATACCAAGCTTCAGAGATAAATCAGATTAGCTCCACAAGTCTACACTAGTTCaaatttgttgtttttctttttatttttaatctgcttCACGGTTTTTTTTTACCTGGCAACATTTTAGACTGAGTGCATAACTCCCCAGCTCGCTAGATGTGAACACTGTAAGAAGTCAGTAAGCAGTGCTTTTTTCCTAagaaacagcattaaaaatgaagtgaaaataaacttttataGTTTCCCAGGTTTGCATTTTCATGTAATTAGTTGTTGTACTTGCCAAGAATAAAACATAGCTCAGACAGAATACTGTCCATACTGTGAAACAATTTGAAAATCTTTGACTTACCATAGACCACTGGATAGACAGTCCCCCTGATTCCTGAAGCTGGACAGTGCATGTTCTTCCCGtttaaatatacatttaatTCTACATGGTCATATGTAATGCcctacaaaatacagaaaatgaacCAAAAAAGCATCAACAAGTTAATATGCATAAGATTGCTACTTAATATTGCTTTCTTAGCCACAGGCAAATTTTAACACTGTTATGAAAAGCACAGTATCCTAGAAAACATCACTTCATTCCTGCAAATGATTAGAAGTTAATGAATGACCAGTaacatttgtattttcaaatacTCAGAATTCCTTAGTGCCCATTAAATTTGGAGGCAGCACAGTACTGTACACTGCACTTACTGAGTTTACAAAACAAAtttccaaagtatttttcaCCATGTTAGAGAAACACGATTTTCAATGATTTTGAGTATTAGGCAGTTTGCGGTCTTTTTGTTTATACCTTCTCATGGAAATAACTTCAAGAAACAGTGATGTCATGAATCAGGTTTATCTTTGTATACTTCCATATGGAAACCTCTCTCAGCTCGTTTACTCTACTGGCAGCAACAGACCATGGTTTCATGCATAACGCTATAAATATGCTGACTACAGAGCAGCAAGCAAACACTAACAAGGTAATAACTTACTTATCTGTTAGATAAAGCACTTTTCTCACTGCTTTGGTATGGCTGAGTGTGACAATGTGTGTTGTCATTCAGAACTTCAGAAGTCTATTTTCGTGATAGagcaaaataaattgaaatttaTGGAAACTGGGTAGGTAGCAGTAACACATCAGCTGCTTTTTTTGTGATTCGTTGAAGCTACATATGTTGATCAAACCCTGAAATAGTCTGCAACCCTCCAAAAAACAATTTCAGAAGTGGATTAAAAGAACAGTATAGTATCTGAGGGTAAAGCATGGAGATGTCAACCGTAGCTGTTTGGGGCTTCAAAAGATAATATTTCTAACCATTGCTATATAGAGGCAAGGTTACACAGCACAAAAAGGTAGTGGTGACAAATGGTCTAAATTTCACTGCATTGCTCCCATGTAGTTTTGAAAATACATCTCTAAGAAGACACAGAGGAAATAACAACACTAAAACACAACCCTTTGAACAAAGTCACTTTAAGATGTTTTGAAACACTAaagtacaaacaaaaaaaaattctgttttccctcATTCTTAATAATCTTTCCAGTGAACATTACCACCCTCCCCACTTAATCTCTCCTTCCCTGAAAAAGTTtggctaaaaaaaaattcagttatgATCCAGGGCCTATCTCTGCTCTACTCTGTCCTAATCATTAACCAGTTAGCTATGGGGTCTTGAATTcagctgggcatggggcacagccATGTAATGCATTCCAGCACATTATTTGTTCAGGGAGGTGCCATCTCAAACAGTGCATGATCCTCGAGATGGGAGGTATCTGTCAGACAGATACTGCAACAGAGCATCAGAGACTACTGCTCAAACTCTGGTAAAGCCCTTCCCTCATTCAGAATGTATCAATACCGAGAATGAAGTCCTGATACCCAGGCAGCTGATCCATTCAAACACAACAGGAGGTTTTATCAGCACTTTCCAAACTGGGAAATGTAAGTCCAACAACTTGACTGAAACAGTCAGTTTGACCACAGAGCTGTAAATAAGAAGCATTTAGTAACAGCTTGAGGAAGTAACAAAGCCTTAAGAGACTCACCACCACATCACCCTCCTGAGGAAGGCTGTTTGCTGGTAGCCTGCTTTTCTCCTCATTGTTATAGTAGAGAGCTCCATCATTTCTCATCACCAAGCTGTGGACATCCCGACCAAGTGGAATTTGATTCAAGTTTGCCTTCTGGGTTGCAACTCCAATGCCCCAAATCCCTAAAATGTGATATTGACAtggtaaggaaaaaaagccattatTTTGAAGACTACCTGACTGAAGCAGGACAGCagaaagaatgtttttttttaattagtacCATAATGGTACTACCAATAAGTTTCTCCTGGAAATACCAGAACTATTGTGGGTTAGCTCTGGTAGGCAGCAAAGCACCACCCAGCCAGTCATTCCCTTCCCcccaggggaaggaaggaagaggaaaggaagagtaaAATCAAGAACACTTATAGCTGAAGATAAAAATTGTCTAataagtagaaaaagaaaacaaaataaagggaTGCTATGACAATCACTCACCACCTCCCATGAGTAGATGGATGCCCAGCCAATTTCTAAGCAAAAGATGGCTAACCTCCCTAAAtcccctccttttcccattttttcctgaaaatgacAGTATGTAGTGTTGAATATCCCTTGGGTTAGTGTGGATCATCCACCTGCTTATGCACCCTCCCAACCTCTTGTGCAAGCCTGAGCTTATTCACTGGAGGGGCAGagtgagaaacagagaaggcCTTCATGCCGTGCAACCACTGCTCACCAACagctaaaacatcagtgtgttttCAGTACCGTTTTGGTCATAAATCTAAAACACAGCACTACTGCAGCtattatgaagaaaatttaCTCCATCCTGGCCAGAGCCAGTACAAGCAGCCACAAGAGCCTGAAGCATCTCTCCTGAAAAAGAGGGATCCAGAGAACTGTAACCACTTAGTTTAACTTCCATTCccagaaaaatattgaaaacaaaCCTTTTAGACTGTAGGAGGatacaaaaataaatccaagtAGCATGCATCAGTAAACAAAATTTCCCTTGTCAGCTAGTTAGACTAGTCttatggaaaaagaagaaagtgttAGAAAGTGTGATAGATCTCAATTTGGTAATCTTTTGAAACTCATACAACACTGAAATAGTCAAATGACTAAAACATAGTCTAGACAGTTACAGCAATATGAAGGCACGAGTGGTTAGAAAACTATTCCAGGATTACTCATCAGTAGCACTCTGTCAAATCAAAAAAGATGACTCAAGTGGGGGTTGAGGTTTTGCATTGAATGCACAAGGTCAGATACTGTTCAATTCAATTCAATTACTTGGATAACATGATGATGTGCTTATTAAACATGCTGCCTATCCCAGCCTGACAGGACTTCAAGCCCTTCAGAGGCCCCTCAAATTTAAAACAATCCTAACAAACTGGTTAAGAGGTCTGAAATAAGGAAAGTGCATCAGCTTTTTGTGAGAAGAGCAGGTAAGTAGGAATAGTAAGTGGCACAAATACAGCAGTGGCTTGGCAACCAGTTCACAGAATATGGTTTGGGGGTTATCACAGAGCACACGCTGAGCTCCACTCTGGGCCCTGCCACTGTGACAAACTGACTGTGTGGCACGTGTAAAGCTGACATGTTGTATCTATAGCAGATCAAGGGCATCTACTGCttctgcagctggagaagaaTCCTTTTTAAGCATCATACCTCAACACAAATTACAGCAACTAGAGatactgcagaagaaacaacaaaagttgtaaaagaaaaaataaaagtgtaaaAATTTCACCTACAAGGCgacagtgaaaaaaaccccaacaaactgGAACTGTTTAACCTACAAAAGACTAAAATGGGgcaaaaaatgtaagaaaattaatttcaaaagacaaaaactGCAGAACCATTTATTCTAACACTCACATGCCCAGAATGAAAAGGACAAGAGTGTTATTAGACTTTAGAAAGCTTCCAGTAGTCAGGGTGACCCCACAGGTAACCCCTAACAGATTGTTCAGGGACACTTATGGAAATCAAAGATTTACCTTAAGTCATCTAGAGTTCTCCTGCCTTGGGGCACAGGAATAGATGAGACAGGGCTCAAAGGGACCAGGAGAGTTTATTGCCAGTGTTTCTCAAGTGTAAGAACATGGATACTGAATTTGTGTGACACTGAATCCCTTTGATTTGAAGAGTAAAGGGTAGCACAGAGTGTTACCTTTGCTTGGGCAAACACAGTCCATATTAAAAGCAAATGAAGGTACACAAATTGCTAAAAATATCACTGGATAAACtgcactatttaaaaaaatactttatagCTACAGTATTTTATGTGGTCACAAGCATTTAGCTagtaaaaaacatttttgaaatatGCCAACTGAAAAACATGCACATAACAGCATACAAAACAATGTGGGAGTTTAGTATTTGCACTCCTTTAGTAATACAATTACCATTCTTTTTAATAGTTCAAActcacaattaaaaaaagaaaaaagagaaatttcctTTTATGCAATGACAACTTACAAAACTCTCCAATGTTCAAAAGTTCAAGGATGCAATGAGAAAGATCCACATGTTGAGCATTTGAGATAGGACCACTAGCAGGCAACATGACATACCTTCCAAGGTTAAAGTTGTATATTTTTTGCTGACTAACCTGTGGACTGGATTTTAAACTCGAAGTA
Protein-coding sequences here:
- the SPRYD7 gene encoding SPRY domain-containing protein 7; translated protein: MAASVCCCCFPWCRDGGAGHIPLKEMPAVHLDTQRMGTDVVIVKNGRRICGTGGCLANAPLHQNKSYFEFKIQSTGIWGIGVATQKANLNQIPLGRDVHSLVMRNDGALYYNNEEKSRLPANSLPQEGDVVGITYDHVELNVYLNGKNMHCPASGIRGTVYPVVYVDDSAILDCQFSEFYHTPPPGFEKILFEQQIF